TACCTCACGGCCATCCACGGGGGGATCCTGGCCGTGCATCTGGAAACGGGGGCCGTGCGGGCGGAGCGACTGGAAACCGATCCCGGGAAGGTCGAGGAGTCACTGATCCTGGTCGACCCCGGGGTCACACGCTCTCCCGGGATCGACAACTGGAGCCTGCTCAAGGGACAGGGCGAAGGGGACCCGCGGGTGGGGGAGGCCCTGGCGGCAATGGCCTCCGCCGCCCGTCGCCTGCGCCAAGCCCTGGTCTCGGCGTGCTACCAAGAGGTGGGTGCGCTCATGGTGGAGGAGTGGGAGGCCCGAAAGCGGTTGGCACCCGGGGTCTCCACGCCCGAAATCGACCGGATTACGGAAGTGGCCGCGTCGGCCGGAGGCGGGGCCAAAGTCTGCGGGGCGGGCGGGGGGGGGTTGGTGGCTGTGTGGGCGACACCGGGGGAGCGCTCTCCGGGCACCCGCGAGCGGGTCGAGGCGGAGCTGCGCTCGGAGGGCTTCCGTTTCTTCCCCATCCGCGTGGACCTACTCGGCTTGGAACTCGAGTAGGCGGGCGGGGCCAGGATCCCATATAATGGGGGTTTCGGAGAGGGAGCAGGAATGATCCAAGCGACTCAAATGAAGCGCGGGATGTGCATCAAGCATGACAACGACCTCTATCGGGTCGTGGCCACCCAGCACATCACCCCCGGGAACTGGCGCGGGATGGTACAAGCCAAGATCCGCCACCTGAAGAGCGGGTCCATCATCGAGCACCGCTTTCGCTCGGACGACCGCGTGGAGCGGGCCATTCTAGACGAGACGGAGATGGAATTCCTCTACAAAGATGGCGACATGTACCATTTCATGAACAACGAGAGCTTCGAGCAGATGGCCCTCTCCGCGGAGGTTTTGGGGGATGCTGTCCCTTACCTCTTTCCGAATATCAAGCTCAAGATCGAGATGTACGAGGAGCGTCCGGTGGGCATCGAGCTGCCCCTGACCGTGGAGCTGAAGGTGGTGGAGACGGAGCCCGCCATCAAAGGGGCCTCGGTCTCTAACCAGAGCAAGCCGGCGCGGATGGAGACCGGCCTCATGGTGCAGGTGCCCCCCTTCATTGCCGAGGGGGACGTCATCAAGATCGACACCGCCAGCGGCGCCTATATCGAGCGCGCAAAGTAGGGCCGGGTGCCCACCAACCGCCCCGCTCCTGCCGGCTCCGGTTGGGTCGAGGTCATCACCGGCAGCATGTTCAGCGGTAAGAGCGAGGAGCTGATCCGCCGGATCCGTCGGGCCCAGATCGCGCGCCAGAGGGTGCAGATCTTCAAGCCCCAGATCGACGCCCGCTATTCCTCCGACGAGATCGTGAGCCACTCGGACATGAAAATGCCGTCGCAGGTGGTGGCCTCGGCGGCCGAAATCCTGGAGCGGGTCGGGCAGGACACGGAGGTGGTGGGCATCGACGAGGGACAGTTTTTTGACCTCAGCCTGGTCGACGTGGTCAATACCCTCGCCGATCAGGGCCGACGCGTGATCGTGGCCGGGCTAGACCAGGATTACCGGGGCCGGCCCTTCGAGCCAATGCCCCAGCTCCTGGCGGTGGCGGAATACGTGGACAAGACTCTGGCCATCTGCATGCGCTGCGGCGCCCCCGCCAACCGCTCTCAGCGGCTGGTGGCGGCCAGGGACCGGGTGGTGGTGGGGGGATCCGAGCAGTACGAGGCCCGTTGCCGAAAGTGTTTCCAGCCGGGTGCGGATCGTTTCGAACCGTAACGCCTTGCGGCCTTCGCCCGCGGAGCCCGCAGTGGCGCGGAAGCTCGATCATGAGTTTCATCAAGACCTTGGCGACCGACCCCGAGTGCCGGCACGGCGGTTGCAGGCTTCTTTTCGGCTATGACTGCTTCCGAGCCCGTTCCCATCGTCCGCTGTCGCCTGGGGGGCCCCAGCGAGGCTCAGCCATCCTCGCTCCGCTACGTGCCCCTGGTGGAGTTTGGGCTGTGGAAGCACCTGATGGAGACCCGCCACGTCCGGGAGGTGAAGGTGGAATCCGTCTCCATCTGGATCGCCGAAGACGCCGCCCGTTGGAACTCCGGGTTCGTCCCCGAGGACTTGGAGCCCGTGCTGCGCGTCCGTCTGGAGCTCCCGGGGCCACACGGTGTGTCCGTCCCCGTGGAGCGATACTTCCCGGCCGAGACCTATCCCCAGGCCCAGGAGGCACTGCTCCGCCACTTCGAGGATCTCACCTGCCCGAAACGGGTAGTGGCGGTCCCCGGGTATTTCGTGCCTTCCGACGAGCGGACGGTCTCCCCCGCCCTTACCGCCTAGCCACCCCTCCCGCGCAAGCGGCGGTGGGAATCTTGGGTCGCGTGCGCGGCCCGCGACGGCTCCCGGCTTGGGCCTGATCCAGATCGATGGCGCCCAGGGGGAGGGCGGCGGCCAGATCGTGCGCACGGCTCTCGCTCTGGCGGCGGTGACGGGACAGGGGTTTGAGCTGAGCCGTATCCGGGCCGGCCGTCCGCGATCCGGACTGCGGCCTCAGCATCTGGCCGCGGTTCGGGCCGCAGCCTTGATTTGCGCGGCGCGGGTGGGAGGGGCGTTCGATGGCTCCCCCGACCTCCGTTTCGAACCGGGACCGGTGGCGTCGGGCGAGTTCCATTTCGAAATCGGCACCGCGGGGGCCGCGACCCTGGTCCTGCAGACCGTTCTGGGGCCCCTGGCCACCGCCGGGGGGGCGAGTCGGCTGGAGGTCGTGGGCGGGACCCACGTGCCGGCCAGCCCGAGCTTCCACTACCTGGCAAACCATTGGGCGTCGGTGGTGGGGCGGCTCGGGCTGCTCCCCCGCCTGTCCCTGACCCGGGCCGGATTCTATCCGCCGGGGGGAGGCGAGGTGCGGGCGGAAGTGGGGGCCTGGCGTCCGGCCTCTCTCTTTCTCGAAGAGCGGGGAGGACTCGTGTCCGTGCAGGGGACGTCGGGGGCGGGACGGCTCAAGGGAGACGTGGCGCGCCGACAGCGCGACGCGGCGCAGGCCTGGCTCTGGGAGCGGCGGCGGCTGGAGACTACGTGGGAGGTTCTCGACCTCGAAGCGGCGTCTCCGGGGTCGTTCCTGCTTCTGGAAGCTGTCTTCGAGAACGGCCGCGCTGGGTTTGGTCTCTTGGGGGAGCGGGGACTGGGGGCGGAGCTGCTGGGAGAGCGGGGGGCCCGTCGCCTCCTCAAGTTCCTGGATGGGGAGGGAGCGGTGGACGCGCAGCTCGCGGACCAGCTGGCTGTGCCGCTGGCCCTGGCCAGGGGTGGGGGACGCGTGTCCACAGGCGAGGTGACCAGTCACCTCGAGACCGTCGTGTCCGTGCTCTGTCGCTTCGGGATTCCCGCCCGCACCTGGGGACGGCGCGGGGGCCCGGGGGGCCTGGAGGTCGAGCGTTGTTGACCCCCCCTCGCCGGGCGGCTAGCATACACGCGATCGTTCTCTGCTCGTTGCCGATCCTCGGAAGCGCCGGCTGCGGGCTCAAGCCGGTGAGCCTCCCCTCGGTTCCCATTCGGCCGTTGAGGGCGGCGACCCTCGAGGAGGTGGTGGCCGCGTATGACGGGTACTGCAAGGGGATTCAGAGCGTCAGCGCGTCCGGCGACCTGGACGTCCGAGACTACCGGGCGGGCCGGGGGCGGCGCGTCCGCGTGCGCGTGGTCGCGACCCGCGGGGGGCACCTGTACCTCAAGGGATCGGTCGCGGTGATGACCGCCCTGGAGGTGGTGGCGGACGGCGGGCGCTTCTGGTTCCAGCTCCCGGGCAAGAAAACCACGTGGACCGGCCGCAGCGACGTGCCCCCCCGCGTGGACGACGACCAGGCGCCCTACTACGTGCTCCGACCCGCGGACCTGACCAGCGCCCTCCTCTTGGAGCCGCTCGACCCCCGCGCAAGCGATATCCTGGTCCTGGAGGGGGACCGAGAAGCCTTCTCCCTCACCCTTTCCCGTGGGGAGGGGACCAGGGCCGTGGCGCGTCGCCGAATCTGGCTCGAGCGGGAGACCCTGCTCCCCCTCCGAACCCGAACCTACGACGAGCGGGGAGACGTGCTGAACGAAGTGAAGGTCGGGGACTGGGAGGACAAGGCCTTCCATCGGATCGTGGTCTCGCGTCCGGTCCAGGGTTACGAGGCCGCCTTCGCCTTTGAGAAAGTGGAGACGAACGTCTCCATCCCAAACCGGGCCTTCGTGCCGCGCATCCCCGAGGGGTACCAGGTGATCGAGGTGGACGGCCGGTGATACGGAATTCGGGGTCTCCCCGCCGCCCCCGGGCACGATGAACAGCCCCATCTTGAAGACCGAGGATCTCCGCATGATCTTCCGGGCCGGCCACCTGGAGGTTCACGCCCTGCGCGGGGTGGATATCGAGGTCGACCGGGGGGAGTTCGTGTCGATCATGGGTCCCTCCGGCTGCGGTAAGTCGACCCTCCTTCACCTCCTGGGGGGCCTGGCCCGGCCCACCTCGGGGCGCATCTTCGTGGACGGGGTGGAGATGTCGGTGGCGTCCGACACCGAGCGCACCCGTACCCGCCGCGAGAACATCGGCTTCGTGTTCCAGCGCTTCAACCTCCTGCCCACCCTCACCGTCCGCGGAAATCTCGAGATCGCGCGTCAGATCCAGGGCGAGAGACCGCCTCCCCGCGAGCGTCTGATGGAGTTGCTGGAGATGGTGGGGTTGCCCCACAAGGTCCAGATGAAGCCCCTCGAGCTCTCGGCGGGGGAGCAGCAGCGCATCGCCATTGCTCGCGCCCTCGTCAACAGCCCCGCGATCCTGCTCGCCGACGAGCCCACCGGGAACCTCGACTCCGTAAACAGCGGCCTCATTCTCGATCTCTTCAAAGGCCTGAACCGTCGCCTGGGCCAGACCATACTGATGATCACCCACAACCCAGAGGCGGCGGCGGTGACCCACCGCCGGGTGGAAATGAGGGACGGGCGGGTGATCAGCGTCGGGGGCTTCTCCCAGGTCGCCACGGGGGCGGCCACGTGAGCGCCCCCTTCTCGCCC
The window above is part of the Vicinamibacteria bacterium genome. Proteins encoded here:
- the efp gene encoding elongation factor P is translated as MIQATQMKRGMCIKHDNDLYRVVATQHITPGNWRGMVQAKIRHLKSGSIIEHRFRSDDRVERAILDETEMEFLYKDGDMYHFMNNESFEQMALSAEVLGDAVPYLFPNIKLKIEMYEERPVGIELPLTVELKVVETEPAIKGASVSNQSKPARMETGLMVQVPPFIAEGDVIKIDTASGAYIERAK
- a CDS encoding thymidine kinase translates to MPTNRPAPAGSGWVEVITGSMFSGKSEELIRRIRRAQIARQRVQIFKPQIDARYSSDEIVSHSDMKMPSQVVASAAEILERVGQDTEVVGIDEGQFFDLSLVDVVNTLADQGRRVIVAGLDQDYRGRPFEPMPQLLAVAEYVDKTLAICMRCGAPANRSQRLVAARDRVVVGGSEQYEARCRKCFQPGADRFEP
- the rtcA gene encoding RNA 3'-terminal phosphate cyclase — protein: MGLIQIDGAQGEGGGQIVRTALALAAVTGQGFELSRIRAGRPRSGLRPQHLAAVRAAALICAARVGGAFDGSPDLRFEPGPVASGEFHFEIGTAGAATLVLQTVLGPLATAGGASRLEVVGGTHVPASPSFHYLANHWASVVGRLGLLPRLSLTRAGFYPPGGGEVRAEVGAWRPASLFLEERGGLVSVQGTSGAGRLKGDVARRQRDAAQAWLWERRRLETTWEVLDLEAASPGSFLLLEAVFENGRAGFGLLGERGLGAELLGERGARRLLKFLDGEGAVDAQLADQLAVPLALARGGGRVSTGEVTSHLETVVSVLCRFGIPARTWGRRGGPGGLEVERC
- a CDS encoding ABC transporter ATP-binding protein, with the translated sequence MKTEDLRMIFRAGHLEVHALRGVDIEVDRGEFVSIMGPSGCGKSTLLHLLGGLARPTSGRIFVDGVEMSVASDTERTRTRRENIGFVFQRFNLLPTLTVRGNLEIARQIQGERPPPRERLMELLEMVGLPHKVQMKPLELSAGEQQRIAIARALVNSPAILLADEPTGNLDSVNSGLILDLFKGLNRRLGQTILMITHNPEAAAVTHRRVEMRDGRVISVGGFSQVATGAAT